The DNA sequence CGACCACGGAAATCACCAGAAGGTAGAGAAGGGCCCAGTGTCCCTTTCCCAGGAGTTCCCGCCCCGGAAGAAAAAGCAGGGTCGCTGCTCCGACGATGCCGGGGGCAAAGATAAAGGGGTGGTTTTCAGCCCAGTGCCTTACACTTGTGAAAAACATTCTTCTTCCCGTCGCTTTCATGAGGTTTCCGGCGTATCCGCATCCGGGCTGAACAGCACGGCCCGGCAGGGCGCGCCTTCCGCTCCCCTGATCTTGATTGGGGCCGCCGAAAGGAAATATTCCCCGTCGGGAACTTCATCCAGCCACAGGGATTCGATGAGGGCCACGCCTCCCGAGAGGAGGGGGATATGAATGCCTGCCTCGTCCTCGGGAGGGGCGACGGAAGAGGCGTCCGTCCCGAGGGTCAGGATTCCCCGGCGGAGCAGAAAGGCTGCCCCCGACGGGGCGAGGAAGGATGTGCCGCCGGATTTCAGCAGCAGCCGCCTGGTCCCTTCGGGGATGCGGTCCCTGAGGTCGTCTTCGGTGACGAGGCTGTGTCCGGGCACGGAAAGAAGAAGGCATGGCCCGATAAAATGATCGAGGGGCATGGAGGCGATGTCCTGCCCGTCCCGGCAGAAGTGAAGGAAGGCGTCGCAGTGGGTGCCGGCATGAAGACTGCAGGAAAGGGAGCAGAGGTTGAAGTCCGCTCCCTTCCGCATGTCGAAGACTTTTTCCAGCTCCGGTTCCCGGTCTCCGGGGTAGACCGGCGACGAAAGGAGTTCCCGGGTGATGTCGTAGTATTTCATGAAAAGGGCTCGATCGTTTTAAAAATGCCCGTTTTCGTCATGTTCCGGCGGATTTCAAAGCCGCCGATGGCTTCCACGGGATCAATATCCGCCAGGGCGAAGAAGTTGATGTCGTTCCACTGGTCCCTGTGCACCCGCAGGCTGAAAAGATACTGGTCCTCTTCCCTTCCCGTGGAGGACTGTACT is a window from the Aminivibrio pyruvatiphilus genome containing:
- a CDS encoding cyclase family protein; this encodes MKYYDITRELLSSPVYPGDREPELEKVFDMRKGADFNLCSLSCSLHAGTHCDAFLHFCRDGQDIASMPLDHFIGPCLLLSVPGHSLVTEDDLRDRIPEGTRRLLLKSGGTSFLAPSGAAFLLRRGILTLGTDASSVAPPEDEAGIHIPLLSGGVALIESLWLDEVPDGEYFLSAAPIKIRGAEGAPCRAVLFSPDADTPETS